The following is a genomic window from Geminicoccaceae bacterium.
GTCCTTCACCCAGGCCTGCAGGGCGATCGGCGAGCCCATACTCGACAAGCCCCTGAGCGATATCTCGTTCGGCCGGGTGCTGGGCCAGGTTCTCGCCATCGCCGAACAGTTCGACATGCAGACCCAGCCGCAACTGCTTTTGCTGCAAAAGACCATGGTCGTGGCCGAGGGGGTGGGCCGATATCTCAATCCCCGCGTCAACATGTGGGAGCTCGCCCATCCGCTTGTCGAGGACTGGATCCGGCGCCATCTCGGTCCGCAGGCCCAACTCGAGAACATCGCCCGGGATGGCATGAAGCTGGCCCGGAACCTTCCCTCCATGATGCAACGGCTGGATCGTGCGCTGGAACGGATGGAGGACCGGGGGCCACCTTCCCGCCCTGCCGGCGAGGCGTGGAAATGGGCCCTGGCCGGGACGATAGGATTGATCATCGGGTTGCTTATCAAATAGTGACCGGGAGGCTATAATTCCGGCAGCCTCGCCTGAATGACCTCCCGGACAGCCCGATCCGAATCCGGGCGGCCCGGACATTCGCATCATCGAAAGACCGTTTTCGTGAATATCGGATTGATCGTCAGCGGCGGTATCGCCGCCTTCAAGATTCCGGAACTGATCCGTCGGGGACGCGAACGGGGCATGGCATTCACCTGCATCATGACCCGGGCGGCGAGCCGGTTCGTCGCTCCGCTGTCACTGGCCGCCCTCAGCGGCAACAGGGTCTATGACGACCTGTTCTCGCTGACCGACGAGGCGGAAATGGGCCATATCCGGCTGTCGCGGGAAAACGATATCCTCGTTGTCGCCCCGGCCACCGCCGATATCATCGCAAGGATGGCCACCGGCCAGGCCGACGATCTCGCCACGGCCGTCCTGCTTGCCACCGACAAGCCCGTGCTCGTCGCTCCGGCCATGAATCCCGCCATGTGGAATCATCCGGCCACGCAGCGCAACCTGCGGCAACTGGGCGCCGATGGCATCCGGCAGGTCGGTCCCGATCCCGGCGACATGGCGTGCGGCGAGACCGGATCCGGCCGCATGGCCGAACCGCCGGATATTCTCGATGCCATCGAACGGCTGCTGCGTCCGTCGGGGCAGCCGCTTGCGGGTTATCATGCAATCGTGACAAGCGGCCCGACCCATGAGGCGATCGATCCGGTGCGTTACATCGCCAACCACTCGTCGGGTCGCCAGGGCCATGCGATTGCCGCGGCGCTGGCCGAAGCCGGTGCGAGGGTGACGCTGGTGAGCGGACCGGTTCATATTCCCGATCCGCGCAATGTCACCGTCCGTCATGTGATCTCCGCCTCGGACATGCTGGCAGCCGTTGAAGAGGCTCTTCCGGCGGATATCGCCGTGTGTGCCGCGGCCGTCGCCGACTGGCGGCCCGCCCATGCCGGCGACCAGAAGATGAAGAAGGATGGATCCGGCCCGCCATCCCTGACGATGGTGGAAAATCCCGACATCCTGCGCACCCTGTCGCAACATCCGCACCGAAGACCGGCGCTGGTGGTGGGATTTGCCGCCGAGACCGAACATCACGAGGCGCATGCCCGGGCCAAGCTGGAACGCAAGGGATGCGACTGGATTCTGATGAACGACGTGGGCGTCGGCAGCAGGGTGTTCGGCGGTTCCCGCAATCAGGTGATGTTGATCCGGGCCGACAGTCGGGCCGAACTCTGGGCCGACATGGACAAACTCGAACTGGCCCGCCGGCTGGTTCAGGACATTGCCGGCGAGATCGCGATCTATTGCGGCAGGCCATCAACGGAGGGGAGCGCGATAGCATGAGCCCGCTTGTTCAGGTTTCCGTCGAGCGGCTGGCCAACGCCGCGGACCTGCCCCTGCCGGCAGCGGCGACTTCCGGAGCTGCCGGGGTCGACCTGCTGGCCGCGACCGGGCCGGATGCGGATATCGTCATCGAACCCGGAATGCGCTGCCTGATACCGACAGGATTGCGCATTGCCCTGCCCTCCGGCTACGAGGCGCAGGTCCGTCCGCGTTCCGGACTGGCGCTCAAAAATGGCATTACGGTTCTCAACAGCCCCGGAACGGTCGACAGCGACTACCGCGGGGAGATAAGAGTTGTCCTGATCAATCTGGGAGAGGCCGCGTTTACCGTGAAGCGCGGCATGAGAATTGCCCAGATGGTCATCGCACCGGTTTGTGCACCCGTCTGGCTGGAAGAAGCCGTCGGTGCCAATGAAAGCAAGCGTGGCTCCGGTGGGTTCGGCTCCACCGGAATCAGCCAGGGCTTGTCTGATTCTCCCCCGCAACCAAAGGAAAACTAGCAGTATGTTAAGGCCGAGCAAGAAACTGGCACTGGCGCTCGAGGCTGTTGTCGACATCGCCTGCCAGGCAACTCTCGAACCCGTCCAGAGCCTCGATATCGGGCAGCGGATGGATCTGCCCCGAAGATATCTCGAACAGGTCATGCAGCAGCTCGTCCGCGCTGGCATTCTCAAGGGTGTACGGGGTCCGCGCGGCGGTTACCGGCTTGCACGGGAACGACGGCGCATCACCATCGCCGACGTTGTCGCTGTCGTCGAACGCGTCGAGGACGACGACAACAGTGTGCCCACCTCGCAGTCCGAACTGGGCCAGCGGGTCATGACTCCCTTCTGGGCCGGTATCGAACGGGAGTTCGTCGCCAAGCTATCGACCATTACCATCGAAGACCTTTGTCGCCGTGCGGAAAGTCTCGACGTCAATGGCGACAAGCCCAGAGGAATGGATTTCAGCATCTGACCGACCACGATGTAAAGTTTTACAAATCAATAAATTCTCATTTGTGAGAATACCTCTTCCAAAATTTGATTTGCATCTTATATTCACACAATATATTTGTATTTAATCCTACACCTTTCCGCCGCAATCGGCGCGCCCCGAAATCGAAATGAAATGCAAAGGTTAACAGCGTGTTGACGAAATGCCGACAGCCGCGGCTATCAGCATTTCGTCAACACGCTGTTAAAGCCGGCTCCCCTAATTTTGCATGGCTGATTCAGCAAACGATCCTGTCTCTTTCCCTGCCAACCGATCTATAAGGTGTTCATCTCCAACATGGATGATGGGCCGCGTATATGGCAGCTGCACACGGTATCTCGTCGAGCGCTCCGGTGGCTCGTGGAATTGGCTTCGCGATTGCAGCCTATGCCGCGTTTTCGACGGCGGATGCCATCATCAAGCTGTCCAGTTCGCGCTTCTCGGTCTTCCAGGTCGCCCTGATGATGGCCGTCTTCGCATTGCCGCCCGTGCTGTTGCTGACACGCGGACAGGGCGGCCTGCGCGCCATGCTCCCCAGAAACCGCGGGCTTGTCCTGGCGCGTGCGATCCTGACCGCCATATGCTGCCATCTGGCCTGGAATGCATTCTCGATGCTTCCCCTGGCCGAGGCCTATGCCATCCTGTTCGCATCGCCGATGATCATCACGGCATTTTCGGCGCTGATCCTGCGCGAGGATGTCGGCTGGCGCCGCTGGAGTGCCACGCTCGTCGGCTTTGCCGGCGTCATGGTCATGCTCGACCCGAACTTCGAGGCGCTGGGTATGGGCCATCTCATGGTGGCCATGGCCACGTTGTGCGGTTCGTGCTCCTTCCTCATCCTGCGCAAGCTGGGGGGACGCGAGAAGAGCGCCTCGATCCTCGGCTCGCTCATCCTGGCCGTGGGCCTGTCATCGGCACCCCTCGCCTTTCAGGACTGGATCACGCCGACATGGCACGAACTCGGCACGCTTGCCCTGGCCGGTCTCCTGTTCGGCTCGGGACAGGCAGGTCTGGTGATGGCCACGCGTGAAACTCCGGCAGCGCTCATCGCACCGTTCCAGTATACGCAAATGATCTGGGCAGTGATCTTCGGCATGATGCTCTTCGGCGACCAGCCCACGCTGCACCTGCTCATCGGTCTGGCGATCGTCATCGGCAGCGGCATGTTCATCGTCTGGCGCGAGACGGTTCGTTCGAAACCGGTCACGCTGGGTGGCGGCCGTGGCGAGGTCACGGCCCGTGCCGCCCGGATCGCTCCCCGCGACTGAGTTTCCCGTCACCGCCATTTTCCGGGTCTGTCCGCTGGGCACTCGGCATGCCGCCCAATCACTGCTACGATCCATGAAGGTCGCCGAAGGGAGAACATGGCATGCGCGAGCGGGAAACGCAGATCGAGGACGATGAATTCCCGGTAAGGCTCGGCTGGCTCGAATATGGCGATCCGTCATCCAGCCGAACGGTCCTGTGCGTCCATGGCCTCACCCGCAATGCCCACGATTTCGACATGCTCGCACAGGCGTTGTCGACGAAGGCCAGGGTGATCGCGCTCGATGTCGCCGGCCGCGGCCGCAGCTCGTGGCTGGACGACAAGTCCGGCTATGACGTCCCCATCTACGCCCGCCACATCCTCGGGTTTCTCGAAAGGGAACGGCTGGGTCCGGTCGACTGGATCGGCACCTCCATGGGGGGATTGATCGCCATGGCCGTCGCCGGACTCGGCCAGCATCCCTTCCGGTCGCTGGTTCTCAACGATATCGGCCCGTTCGTGCCGAAAAAGGCGCTGGAGATGATCCGCGACTATCTCGGCCTCGATCTCAGCTTTCCCTCGATCGATGCGGTCGAGCAGCATCTGCGGTTCATTCATGCGTCCTTCGGCCCGCTGACCGACGAACAGTGGCACCATCTCGCTGTCCACAGCGCCCGCGCCGATGGCGCTGTCTTCCGCCTGCATTACGATCCCGAGATCCGCCAGCCCTTTGCCGAGGCGGCGATGGCCGATATCGACGTCTGGTCCCAGTACGATTCGATCCGCTGTCCCGCATTGCTGCTCCGCGGTGCCGACAGCGTCCTGTTGCTGGAGGATACGGCGCGGGAGATGGCCGGGCGCGGTCCACGGGTTGACATCGCGACCTTTGCCGGCGTGGGCCACGCTCCGGCCCTCATGGCCGATGACCAGATCGCCTGCATCCGCCGCTTTCTCGACCTTTGAGCGCGAGGAACACATGGCCGGCGTCAGGAATGTACTTTGACCTTTCTCGAATAGAAGAACAGTGTCAGAGCCGTTGAAAAAGCCAGCAACATGCAGATCGTGATCGCGAAGAGGGTGCCGTCGTAGAAGCGGCCGGACAGCATGGCGATCAATGCGGATGTCAGGGACGAAAACGCCGAAATGAAGGAGGCGCCGATCCCGGCCATGTTCCCGAGCGGTTGCATGGCGATGGCGCTCAGATTGCCGAAGAGTGCGCCAAGGCAGAAGAACAGCGAGAAGAACAGCGCCATGAAGAGGGGGAATGGCAGCACGCCGCCGCCATGGACCACACCCAGCATGCCCATGGCGGAGAGTGCCGTTGCCGCGATCAGGGCGCCCAGGGCCATGCGGGTGGCGCCAAAGCGGCGAACGACATGCGCGTTCAGGAAGGACGAGACGCCGATGCCGCCCGCCAGCATGGCGAAGTAAAGCGGAAACAGGTCGGTGATGCCGTAGATGTCGTGAAATATCGCGGGCGCGGTCGAGATATAGGACAGCATCGTGCCGAAGACACACCCCAGCGCGAGGGTCAGCGCCACCACGGACTTGATTTTCATGATCGAGAGGATGTTGGCCAGCTGAACGTTCCATTGGAGGGCGATGCGCCGTTCGGGGGGCAGCGTCTCCGGCTGGCGCAGGCCGAGCCACAGTCCATTGATGATCGCCAGCAGCAGGAAGACGAGGAAGATGGCGCGCCAGTGCCACAAATTGACCAGCAACATGCCGACAAGGGGAGCGACCATCGGCAC
Proteins encoded in this region:
- a CDS encoding multidrug effflux MFS transporter, producing the protein MRIKPLGQKEFIALFALVTSMTALSIDTMLPALDTIGRDLGVSDPRDVQYIISLLVLGMMAGELFFGSLADALGRKKALMVGLLIYGAGTIMTLAAQSMTMLLVGRVVQGIGVAGPKIASRALLRDQFEGDALARISSIIFMIFILVPMVAPLVGMLLVNLWHWRAIFLVFLLLAIINGLWLGLRQPETLPPERRIALQWNVQLANILSIMKIKSVVALTLALGCVFGTMLSYISTAPAIFHDIYGITDLFPLYFAMLAGGIGVSSFLNAHVVRRFGATRMALGALIAATALSAMGMLGVVHGGGVLPFPLFMALFFSLFFCLGALFGNLSAIAMQPLGNMAGIGASFISAFSSLTSALIAMLSGRFYDGTLFAITICMLLAFSTALTLFFYSRKVKVHS
- a CDS encoding DMT family transporter, which gives rise to MAAAHGISSSAPVARGIGFAIAAYAAFSTADAIIKLSSSRFSVFQVALMMAVFALPPVLLLTRGQGGLRAMLPRNRGLVLARAILTAICCHLAWNAFSMLPLAEAYAILFASPMIITAFSALILREDVGWRRWSATLVGFAGVMVMLDPNFEALGMGHLMVAMATLCGSCSFLILRKLGGREKSASILGSLILAVGLSSAPLAFQDWITPTWHELGTLALAGLLFGSGQAGLVMATRETPAALIAPFQYTQMIWAVIFGMMLFGDQPTLHLLIGLAIVIGSGMFIVWRETVRSKPVTLGGGRGEVTARAARIAPRD
- the coaBC gene encoding bifunctional phosphopantothenoylcysteine decarboxylase/phosphopantothenate--cysteine ligase CoaBC, producing the protein MTSRTARSESGRPGHSHHRKTVFVNIGLIVSGGIAAFKIPELIRRGRERGMAFTCIMTRAASRFVAPLSLAALSGNRVYDDLFSLTDEAEMGHIRLSRENDILVVAPATADIIARMATGQADDLATAVLLATDKPVLVAPAMNPAMWNHPATQRNLRQLGADGIRQVGPDPGDMACGETGSGRMAEPPDILDAIERLLRPSGQPLAGYHAIVTSGPTHEAIDPVRYIANHSSGRQGHAIAAALAEAGARVTLVSGPVHIPDPRNVTVRHVISASDMLAAVEEALPADIAVCAAAVADWRPAHAGDQKMKKDGSGPPSLTMVENPDILRTLSQHPHRRPALVVGFAAETEHHEAHARAKLERKGCDWILMNDVGVGSRVFGGSRNQVMLIRADSRAELWADMDKLELARRLVQDIAGEIAIYCGRPSTEGSAIA
- a CDS encoding Rrf2 family transcriptional regulator, which encodes MLRPSKKLALALEAVVDIACQATLEPVQSLDIGQRMDLPRRYLEQVMQQLVRAGILKGVRGPRGGYRLARERRRITIADVVAVVERVEDDDNSVPTSQSELGQRVMTPFWAGIEREFVAKLSTITIEDLCRRAESLDVNGDKPRGMDFSI
- the dut gene encoding dUTP diphosphatase, which translates into the protein MSPLVQVSVERLANAADLPLPAAATSGAAGVDLLAATGPDADIVIEPGMRCLIPTGLRIALPSGYEAQVRPRSGLALKNGITVLNSPGTVDSDYRGEIRVVLINLGEAAFTVKRGMRIAQMVIAPVCAPVWLEEAVGANESKRGSGGFGSTGISQGLSDSPPQPKEN
- a CDS encoding alpha/beta hydrolase; protein product: MRERETQIEDDEFPVRLGWLEYGDPSSSRTVLCVHGLTRNAHDFDMLAQALSTKARVIALDVAGRGRSSWLDDKSGYDVPIYARHILGFLERERLGPVDWIGTSMGGLIAMAVAGLGQHPFRSLVLNDIGPFVPKKALEMIRDYLGLDLSFPSIDAVEQHLRFIHASFGPLTDEQWHHLAVHSARADGAVFRLHYDPEIRQPFAEAAMADIDVWSQYDSIRCPALLLRGADSVLLLEDTAREMAGRGPRVDIATFAGVGHAPALMADDQIACIRRFLDL